The sequence CTGGTCCCACAGCGGGGGCCGGGACAGTGTGGACTGCTACGCGAACGCCGGCCGGACCGACTTCGGGAACTGGTGGGTCGACCGGATCTCCACCGGTAACAACGACCTCATCTACTACGACGCCAATGGCGACTCGGTGAGGATCAACCGGTGGACGGACATCACGTTCCCGAACCGCCCGCCGCAGGTGAAGTCCATCGAGATCCTGTGACGGGCACCGGGCCGAACGCGTAGCCGAACGCGTGGCCCCGCAGTCTGTCCGGCTGTTCGACCGTGAGGGCGGTCGAACGGCCGGACGGGGAAATGTGCCGCGCCCCACGCGCCCGGAGCGCGAGGTGTCGCCACCGGGCCGCCGTGCTCAGCGCACCACGAGGACCCGGCGCCCGCGGGTGTGGCCGGCGCGGCTGTCGATGTGGGCCGACGCCGCTTCGGCGAGCGGGTACGACTTCTCGACGGGGATGTGGAGCTTTCCTCGTGAGATGAGGTCCACGGCCGTGGTGAGTGCCTCCGGCACGCTCCCGGCCGTGCCCGAGAACCGGACGCCGTGATCGGGTGCACCGAGATCGGCGATGGAGACCACCTTCCGTGCGTCGCCCGTGAGTTCGACGAGTTCGGGGACCACGCCCGAGCCGGCCAGGTCGAGGGCGGCGTCGACCCGGCCGAGCCCGCGCACCCGGTCGGGCCAGCCCTCGCCGTAG comes from Streptomyces sp. TLI_053 and encodes:
- a CDS encoding beta/gamma crystallin domain-containing protein → MISKISKAKKLMSAAAATFAAAAAFTVAVPNNAFAIDHVECRGGENFLKIWSHSGGRDSVDCYANAGRTDFGNWWVDRISTGNNDLIYYDANGDSVRINRWTDITFPNRPPQVKSIEIL